In bacterium, a single genomic region encodes these proteins:
- a CDS encoding cob(I)yrinic acid a,c-diamide adenosyltransferase has product MKKRGLIQIYTGEGKGKTTAAVGLAVRAKGHNFKVGYVYFHKAPARWKSGEHQILEKIGVDIFGVAKKHPHFFKDVTYNEMREECQKGLKFIKNLYQENRYDMLILDEILISLRDGFLKEEEIIELMESKPPGMELVLTGRGATQKIIEKADLVSEIKKIKHPYDSGIQRRKGIEF; this is encoded by the coding sequence ATGAAAAAAAGGGGATTGATTCAGATTTATACTGGAGAAGGTAAAGGTAAAACAACGGCGGCTGTTGGTCTTGCGGTGAGAGCAAAGGGGCATAATTTCAAAGTGGGATATGTTTATTTCCATAAAGCCCCAGCACGATGGAAATCTGGCGAACATCAAATCTTAGAAAAAATTGGAGTGGATATTTTTGGGGTTGCCAAAAAACACCCACATTTCTTCAAAGATGTTACCTACAACGAGATGCGGGAAGAATGCCAGAAGGGACTGAAGTTTATTAAAAATCTCTACCAGGAAAATCGCTACGATATGCTGATACTTGATGAAATTCTAATTTCCTTGCGGGACGGCTTCTTGAAGGAGGAAGAAATAATAGAACTAATGGAATCTAAACCGCCAGGCATGGAATTGGTTTTGACTGGTCGTGGGGCAACGCAGAAAATAATTGAAAAAGCAGATTTAGTTAGTGAGATAAAAAAAATAAAGCATCCTTATGACTCAGGAATTCAGAGAAGAAAAGGGATTGAGTTTTAA
- a CDS encoding glycosyltransferase family 39 protein gives MLDNLLGVRYNGNKMINLANLRLTEISQLFLLILISFCLGLKILKILKIKTHSFLEELIFSTGLGLGCVSYLVLCLGLSGLLYDWVFYLIFVLLAGIFYCEILYLLRKFLVKINLNPFSLICSFFIALTLILAIILVLVPTVTFDALVYHLAVPEIYVKHHKIIYLPYNCFSNYTFNTEMLFTLGLLLNGDLLAKLIHFLFGILSGLSIYSLARRYFTPKVAFLSVLSFCSMPLAIFVATSAFNDFAITFYEILAVYAFLVWYKEKTYGWLLLSGLTCGLSIGVKYFGGFGFGILVLSILIGKWRQDGILKAIKTTIIFGVFALIPVVPWLIKNLIFTGNPVFPLLYDTFGGKNWSQIHQSRYLHEMTRYSAGEHLLLKPFIFFWNICFKWGGMDTGVKIPVGPIFIISLPFLLKLKKLDFNLKYLLTFCGIFFLFWSYVCAVDRFSLPCFVLLCVVIGYVISKFKYLYLLLAICLLWNLFNVSKTVYKNSYLMCLKKDGCEKFLLKKSIIKDYYDVISYINQHLPKESKILFIGEVRSYYCQQDKLVSTQFDTNIILELIRKSKNKKDLIDNLKKSGVTHLLYNEIGSQWLSKYFDYFSFQNKEEKRLYHEFMQNHLKLIYCQGAISVFQL, from the coding sequence GATACAATGGTAATAAGATGATAAATCTGGCGAATCTTAGGTTAACTGAAATTAGTCAATTGTTTCTTCTGATACTAATTTCCTTCTGTTTGGGGCTGAAGATACTCAAAATCCTTAAGATTAAAACACATAGTTTTTTAGAGGAACTAATATTTTCAACCGGATTAGGATTGGGATGTGTATCTTATCTTGTGTTATGCCTCGGATTATCAGGCTTGCTTTATGATTGGGTCTTTTATTTAATATTTGTGCTGTTAGCAGGCATTTTTTATTGTGAAATTTTATACCTTTTAAGAAAATTTCTTGTAAAAATTAATTTAAATCCCTTTTCTTTAATTTGCAGTTTTTTCATTGCACTTACCCTCATCTTAGCCATAATTTTAGTCCTGGTTCCCACAGTTACCTTTGATGCCCTGGTTTATCATTTAGCCGTGCCCGAAATTTATGTTAAACATCATAAGATTATCTATCTACCCTATAATTGCTTTTCAAACTATACCTTTAATACCGAAATGCTTTTCACTCTTGGACTTTTATTAAATGGAGATTTGCTGGCTAAATTAATACATTTTTTATTTGGGATATTATCGGGATTGAGTATTTACTCTTTAGCGAGAAGATATTTTACTCCAAAGGTTGCCTTTTTATCTGTTTTATCTTTTTGTAGTATGCCATTAGCCATTTTTGTGGCTACATCTGCCTTTAATGATTTTGCCATTACTTTTTATGAGATTTTAGCGGTTTATGCGTTTTTAGTTTGGTATAAAGAAAAGACTTATGGATGGTTATTGCTGTCTGGACTAACCTGTGGATTATCTATTGGTGTTAAGTATTTTGGCGGGTTTGGATTTGGGATTTTAGTTTTAAGTATTTTAATTGGGAAGTGGCGGCAAGACGGGATTTTAAAAGCAATTAAAACAACGATTATTTTTGGGGTATTTGCCTTGATACCTGTTGTCCCATGGCTGATAAAAAACCTTATTTTTACCGGCAATCCTGTTTTCCCATTGCTTTACGATACTTTTGGTGGGAAAAATTGGAGTCAAATTCACCAGAGCCGGTATCTTCATGAGATGACCAGATATAGTGCCGGAGAACACCTGTTATTAAAACCATTTATCTTCTTCTGGAATATATGTTTTAAATGGGGTGGGATGGATACGGGTGTAAAAATCCCGGTAGGTCCAATATTCATTATTTCTCTACCCTTCCTTCTGAAACTTAAAAAATTAGATTTTAACCTCAAATATTTACTTACCTTTTGTGGGATTTTCTTTTTGTTCTGGTCTTATGTTTGTGCAGTAGATAGGTTTAGTTTGCCTTGTTTTGTTTTATTATGTGTTGTCATAGGCTATGTGATTTCGAAGTTCAAATACCTTTATCTTTTACTGGCTATTTGCCTGTTATGGAATTTATTTAATGTCTCAAAAACTGTCTATAAAAATTCTTATCTGATGTGCTTAAAAAAAGATGGATGTGAAAAATTTCTCCTTAAAAAATCAATCATTAAAGATTATTATGATGTTATTTCATATATTAATCAGCATTTACCAAAAGAAAGTAAGATTTTATTTATTGGCGAGGTGCGAAGTTACTATTGTCAGCAGGATAAATTAGTCAGTACGCAATTCGATACCAATATCATCCTTGAATTAATCCGTAAATCCAAAAATAAAAAAGACCTGATAGATAATTTAAAGAAATCAGGCGTAACCCATTTACTTTATAATGAAATAGGTAGCCAGTGGCTAAGTAAATATTTTGATTACTTCTCTTTTCAAAATAAGGAAGAGAAAAGATTATATCACGAATTTATGCAAAATCATTTAAAATTAATTTACTGTCAAGGGGCAATATCGGTATTTCAACTCTAA